The uncultured Bacteroides sp. genome includes the window TACATACCGCTCCCCAATTACCTTCGTTTAAGCATTTGCCCAAATAAATCTTACGAATCATAGCAGGAAGTACATGACTACGTTCCAAATCAAAGTTATCATTCGGACCGTATAAGTTCGTGGGCATCACTGCAATGTAGTTCGTGCCATACTGCAAGTTAAAGCTTTCGCACATCTTCAATCCTGCAATCTTAGCAATAGCATAGGGTTCATTGGTATATTCCAATGGAGCAGTTAGCAACTCTGTTTCTTTAATTGGTTGCACCGCATCCCTTGGGTAAATGCAAGTACTCCCTAAGAAAAGTAATTTCTTGACATTGTGGCGGAAGCTCTCTCCAATCACATTCTGCTGAATCTGTAGATTCTTATAGATGAAATCTGCTCGATATAAACTATTCGCCATAACTCCACCAACATGCGCAGCAGCTAAAATAACATATTCCGGTTGTTCCGCATCAAAGAATTCACGAACAGCCATCCCATCCATTAGGTCCAACTCTTTATGACTTTTACCCACCAGAGTAGTATAACCTTTCTGACGTAAATTATTCCAAATAGCAGAGCCCACCAAGCCATGGTGACCTGCTACGTATATCTTTGAATCCTTATTCATTTTATCTCTTCTATTATCAATCAACTTGCTTCGCATGAAGCTTTTTCACAAACTTCATATCATGTTCTACCATGATCTTTACCAATTCAGGGAAAGAAGTTTTTGTAGGATTCCATCCAAGCAATGTTCTTGCCTTAGTAGGATCACCCAGTAATTGTTCTACCTCTGATGGACGGAAATATTTAGGATCAACCTCTACCAAGACTTTTCCTGTAGATACATCAATACCCTTTTCATTCACTCCTTCACCTTCCCAACGAAGTTCAATTCCAGCTTCTTTGAAAGCCAATGTTGCAAACTCACGCACCTTGTGATATCCGCCTGTTGCTATTACAAAATCTTCAGGAGTTTCATGTTGCAAGATTAGCCACATACATTCCACGTAATCCTTTGCATATCCCCAATCACGCAGTGAATCCAAATTACCTAAGTATAGTTTATCTTGTAATCCTTGTGCAATACGAGCTACTGCCAACGTGATTTTACGAGTTACGAAAGTTTCTCCGCGGCGTTCACTTTCATGATTAAATAGAATACCGTTAACAGCATACATACCGTAACTTTCACGATAATTCTTTGTAATCCAAAAACCGTATAATTTTGCAACTCCATACGGAGAGCGAGGATAGAATGGAGTCGTTTCTTTTTGAGGCACTTCTTGCACCAAACCATAGAGTTCCGAAGTAGAAGCCTGATAAATTTTCGTTTTCTTCTCCAGACCTAATATCCGAACAGCCTCTAACAGACGCAAAGTTCCTACCGCATCCGCTTCCGCGGTGTATTCAGGAACATCAAACGAAACCTTTACATGGCTCTGAGCAGCCAAGTTATATATTTCGTCGGGTTTTACTTCCTGAATAATACGAATCAATGAACTGGAATCCGTCATATCCCCATAGTGAAGATTCACCAAACGACTTTGCTTCATATCACGCACCCATTCATCCAGATAAAGGTGTTCTATACGTGCGGTGTTAAAAGACGAAGAGCGTCTTAATACTCCATGTACCTCATATCCTTTTTCTATTAAAAGTTCGGCTAGGAAAGAGCCGTCTTGTCCGGTAATACCAGATATTAATGCTACTTTTTTCATACTTATTCAGTAGTTATGTTAGATTTTTTATTTCTATTTTAAGTGAACTTTAAAAATCACAGATGCAGATACGTATTTAAAGTCATTCAATTCACCTACAAAGTTTATATGATCTTTCCAAAAGCTATATCCCAAGCCACAATTTGGCGTTTTAGAATCATACTCTGCCATCACATTCAGGTTCTTATGGAAGTAAGGTTTCCAATTCATTCCAAAAGCAGGACCATTAAGAGGATTATCTATTCGCCTATTATATACATATGCAACATGAATGCCCAATTCCCCTCTCAAATCAAAATGCTTTGTCAATACAATATAATAACGGTTCCATTTCCCATTTCCTTTAGCCACAGGAGTTCCAAAGCCTGAATCTGAATTTTCTCCTGACCCTTGCCAATCACGTGTTAAGACATCATTTCCACCAAGCACTATAGCTGGCATATATTTCCATAATTGCCCTTCCTTCAAAATCCTTAATCTACCGGAAAATTGCCTATCCTGATTAGTAAACTTTCCCCAAGTAGATTCAGGCCAATAATCTCCCTTTACGCCTTTATTCATTGTACACGAATAAGCAACTTCCAAGAATGGAAAAAGTGTAATGTTTATAAAATAATTATACGTATTATATTTCCATCCAGGAGTAGCATGCTCATTCAGAGCAGAACCTCCAAACATAAAAGTCTTATCTTGCTGCATATCAGCCGTAGGCATGTGAAGCAACCCTGTAGTTCCATAAGGAAATTGAGCATAAGATTTACCCAATAATAAAATAAGAAAGAAAACAGACAATATAACTCGTCGCATTTTGCTTAAGTATTAATTTTCTCTTTCAATATATTCCATAAAAATAAGGTATTGCCAATAAGATACCTTCTCCACATCCTCTTTGGTTCTTTTATTAACCGATACAGCCATTCCAGTCCATGCTCTTGCCACCATATCGGCGCCCGCTGCGCAGTTCCCGCAAAAAAGTCAAAGACCGCTCCAATAGTACCTATATGACAAGTTACATCTAGTTCATCTAAATGAACATAAGCCCATTTCTCTTGCTTAGGAGCCGTCATCCCGATCCAAAGCAAATCAGGGTTTACCTGATTTACAGCCGAGATCATATCCTGATTTTCTTTTTCTGTAAATTCGGGTTTATAAGGAGGAGAATACGCTAACACTTCTATATTAGGATAAATAGATTTTGATTTTTCAACTATAAGTTTCAACACTTTATCACTACTACCTAAGAAGAAACACTTACCTCCTTTTTCATTTAATAGATTCATTTCAAACTGAAATAAATCCCATCCTGCAATACGCTCTATTTTCTCAGCACGTAAAAACCTAAAGGCTAGAACAATACTAGCCCCATCAGGAATTAATGCGCCCCCCTTCCTCAACGCTTCATCAAAAAACAAATCATGGCGAGCAACATTATAAGAATGTGCATTTATTGTATTTATCAGAATTTTCTTGTCTGGCAATAGTAGTAATTCATTCTTAAATTTCAAGATGCACGCATTTCTCAATTTTACCATAACTAAAAACTAGATTAAAAAAATATGAACCATGTGATCTAATATTAAATAATTTTACAATTTATTGCAAAGTAAGGCTATTCAAAAGAAATAAAAGTGTAACTATTTATCACCATTCCAATATTGAAAAAATTCGGCCCCCTCACTTTTTAACCACTCTATCGTTTCAGCTACATTTTGACTTATATCATTATTTCGAGTACCAAATAATTGCATTGTTATATTACTTGGTGCATAAAAATCTTCTACCATATTATGATATCTTTGCGAATATAGAGGAAATTTTATCCCTAATTGCCGCAAAACATCTCCAATAACAGCAATATATGCAAAAAATATTTTATGAATTCGCAATATTTTTTTATTTCTTAATTGAATGGAAAACTCATTCAACCAGATATAAGAATCAATAGGCATATCTCCAAGATAAAATGTTTTCTTATCAATTAAATTTTGTTCAGCATTAATTATTTTATCCAATTGATAAACCAAGTTCTTCACATATGCATAAGTTCGTATTACTGGTTTATGGCTAGGATGGATATAATAACCTTTTGCTATAACTTTCCACAATTCATCAGGATAGCGCATGTGCCAAGGTCCCCAGACATTACAAGGACGAAAAATTGTCCACATACAACGCATATTAGAATGCCTAATTATTTCCTCACTATTCATTTTACTAATTCCATAAACCGTGTGAGGAGCATAATTGTCATCATCAACCCCAAAAGGTACCTCTTTTGACTTATAAACATACTGTGTAGACGCAAACAAAGCATGCTTAACACTGTTTGTTTTGTCTATTGTTTTAATAATATTTTCTGTACCTATAAAATTTTCCTTGTAGTCATCCAGTTTATCACTTAAAGTATCTGTTCTAGCCGCTAAGTGAACTACTATTGTAGGATTATATTTAGTGAAAGCCTGCTCTAATTCAGATAAGTTCATTATGTCCCCCTGCACCCAATATTTTTCTTGTTGACGCTTAGTTGGTGCTTTTTTATCAAAATTAACAATTTTACATTTTTTATTTTCATAGAAATCCACCAAATTTGTCCCAATAAAACCTGATGCTCCCGTAATTAATATAATACTTTTTTCTGAAATCATAATGATCTACCTCCTTGCTATTTATCTAAAAAATTCAACTCATTATTTATAACATATTCAACTTCTGAACAATATTTACATACTGAAAATTTTTGATGAGATACTATTAAAGCTTGCTTTCTAATATTATTAAATTTAACCTCAGAACTTAAGACTTGTCTTACTGAAGAAACAAATGACTTTTTATCATTAAACAAATACCCTGTTATACCATCGTCAATTAACTCAGATGTTCCTGCATTATCAAATCCAATGACCGGTATAGCATGCATCATAGCTTCAACGGTAACTCTGCCAAAGCCTTCAGATCTTGAAAACATAAAAACAATATCTAATAAAGAATATATTTTAGTATAGTCATTCTCAAATCCATGAAAAACAATGGAGTTTTCAATATTTAATGATTTTATCAATCGAAGCAAATACGTTTTGTATTTACTCTCTCTATCACCAAAAATATGCAATTTCGCTTTTGGATAGATAAAAAGAATATCTCGGAAATACGTAATAGCTAAATCTTGCCTTTTTGCAGGATCTAATATCCCAACAATACCAAAATTAACATCTTGTCTTATTGTTTTTTTAGAAAAAGTTAGTTCCGGTACATCTACCCCATTATATATAACCTTATGATTCACTAATGAGAGTGAATCTAACAATACATTATTTCGCACTGAATTTGAGACAAATATAACAAAATCACTTATAGAAATATATTTCTTTTTCAATTTTCTCCCTCCAATAAAACAAGCATTATAATCGGCCTTCATAAACTCTCTAATATGCCAAATATGTTTCTTTTTCAAAACTTTAGCAATTAAAATTCCCATATTTTCAGCCGAAGTATTAGAATATATAACATCAGGATTTATTTTAGCTACAACATATAACAAATAGGGAAAAATTATAATATTCCAAAGGAATAGAAATGGCACAGCTAAATACCTAAGTGAAGGCTTTATATATAATATTTGAGGATAGAAACGAATAACTATACATGCTATCTTTTTCTGAATACACAATTTCACCGCTTCCCCATTCGATGGATATAATACTGAAACCTCATATCCCACTTCTTTCATATGTTCAATAATTGTTAGAAGGGAACGATTAGCACCGTATAAAAGGCTATAGTTAGAAATGAAAAGAATTTTTTTAGACATACTACAAGTTAAAATAAAAAACAATAGAATTAAGATAAACTCTTCAAATTAGCATTGCATGAAATATATTTATCAATAAATAAAGTAAAAGTTGAAACAACATCAGTATGATTCATATATTTTATAGAATACTCTGATTGATTTGATTTAATATTATTCAACTTATCTTCAGGCATATTTATGCAATAATCTAAAATAGAGACTAATGAATCCACAGTATTTTCATTTAAAATAAAGCCATTTTCACCATTTGTTACCATATCATTAAAGTATGAATGATTGATAGCTATAATAGGTAAACTATACTTATAAGCTATAAGTAGTAGCCCAGATTGAGTTGTATCACTATAGGGTAATACCAAAAAATCACTTTGTGTAAATAAGTCTGGTATCATATCATTATCAATAAATTGTATATAGCACGATATATTACTATTTATATCTATCAGTGATTCATAAATACTCCAATCCTTACAACTTCCTGCAATCACAAAATGTGCTCCATTACCTATTACATTAGCAGCCTGTATAAACAAATCTAATCTTTTATATTCTCGTATAGCGCCAAAAAACAAAAATGTCCTTTTTAACTCTTGCTTGATAGTCACTATATTCTGAGGAGGTCCAAAATATTTCAAAGGCATTTCTGTATAAAAACTCTTTTTATGAGGAAAATCAACATCAAATTTATTCTTTTGCAATAAATAATAAAAATGAAAACGAGAATACAGTTTATGAAAAATAGATTTGTGAAATTTCAACCACCAAGGTGCATCAATATGCTCTATATAATTATGAAATCCTATTATGGATTTTTTAGGAGATATAAATAATATAAGAAGTAAATTTAAATAAGGATTATTCCCCCATACAGTAACTACTCAGGCTGTTCTTTAGGTTTACAGTGATCCTCTGCTGGCATTTTCGCAATTGCCAGTAGGGTCTTATATCTTGAGATTTGATTTTTCTTTGCGGTATCTACGATTGAGTGTAATTGCATGAATGTGTCTGCTCCTTTTTCACTTCTGAAGCATCCGCAAACCTTTAGTTCAGTTTTGATGATTCTTATC containing:
- a CDS encoding GDP-L-fucose synthase: MNKDSKIYVAGHHGLVGSAIWNNLRQKGYTTLVGKSHKELDLMDGMAVREFFDAEQPEYVILAAAHVGGVMANSLYRADFIYKNLQIQQNVIGESFRHNVKKLLFLGSTCIYPRDAVQPIKETELLTAPLEYTNEPYAIAKIAGLKMCESFNLQYGTNYIAVMPTNLYGPNDNFDLERSHVLPAMIRKIYLGKCLNEGNWGAVCKDLNKRPVEGITGDHKPDEIITVLKKYGISKNQVELWGTGKPLREFLWSEEMADASVHVLEHVNFEDLKGTDKDVRNCHINIGTGKELSIRELSVLIVKTVKYKGELAFNSDKPDGTMRKLTDVTKLHELGWQHKIDIEEGVERMFDWYLF
- the gmd gene encoding GDP-mannose 4,6-dehydratase, whose translation is MKKVALISGITGQDGSFLAELLIEKGYEVHGVLRRSSSFNTARIEHLYLDEWVRDMKQSRLVNLHYGDMTDSSSLIRIIQEVKPDEIYNLAAQSHVKVSFDVPEYTAEADAVGTLRLLEAVRILGLEKKTKIYQASTSELYGLVQEVPQKETTPFYPRSPYGVAKLYGFWITKNYRESYGMYAVNGILFNHESERRGETFVTRKITLAVARIAQGLQDKLYLGNLDSLRDWGYAKDYVECMWLILQHETPEDFVIATGGYHKVREFATLAFKEAGIELRWEGEGVNEKGIDVSTGKVLVEVDPKYFRPSEVEQLLGDPTKARTLLGWNPTKTSFPELVKIMVEHDMKFVKKLHAKQVD
- a CDS encoding YjbH domain-containing protein: MRRVILSVFFLILLLGKSYAQFPYGTTGLLHMPTADMQQDKTFMFGGSALNEHATPGWKYNTYNYFINITLFPFLEVAYSCTMNKGVKGDYWPESTWGKFTNQDRQFSGRLRILKEGQLWKYMPAIVLGGNDVLTRDWQGSGENSDSGFGTPVAKGNGKWNRYYIVLTKHFDLRGELGIHVAYVYNRRIDNPLNGPAFGMNWKPYFHKNLNVMAEYDSKTPNCGLGYSFWKDHINFVGELNDFKYVSASVIFKVHLK
- a CDS encoding WecB/TagA/CpsF family glycosyltransferase, yielding MVKLRNACILKFKNELLLLPDKKILINTINAHSYNVARHDLFFDEALRKGGALIPDGASIVLAFRFLRAEKIERIAGWDLFQFEMNLLNEKGGKCFFLGSSDKVLKLIVEKSKSIYPNIEVLAYSPPYKPEFTEKENQDMISAVNQVNPDLLWIGMTAPKQEKWAYVHLDELDVTCHIGTIGAVFDFFAGTAQRAPIWWQEHGLEWLYRLIKEPKRMWRRYLIGNTLFLWNILKEKINT
- a CDS encoding NAD-dependent epimerase/dehydratase family protein codes for the protein MISEKSIILITGASGFIGTNLVDFYENKKCKIVNFDKKAPTKRQQEKYWVQGDIMNLSELEQAFTKYNPTIVVHLAARTDTLSDKLDDYKENFIGTENIIKTIDKTNSVKHALFASTQYVYKSKEVPFGVDDDNYAPHTVYGISKMNSEEIIRHSNMRCMWTIFRPCNVWGPWHMRYPDELWKVIAKGYYIHPSHKPVIRTYAYVKNLVYQLDKIINAEQNLIDKKTFYLGDMPIDSYIWLNEFSIQLRNKKILRIHKIFFAYIAVIGDVLRQLGIKFPLYSQRYHNMVEDFYAPSNITMQLFGTRNNDISQNVAETIEWLKSEGAEFFQYWNGDK
- a CDS encoding glycosyltransferase family 4 protein; its protein translation is MSKKILFISNYSLLYGANRSLLTIIEHMKEVGYEVSVLYPSNGEAVKLCIQKKIACIVIRFYPQILYIKPSLRYLAVPFLFLWNIIIFPYLLYVVAKINPDVIYSNTSAENMGILIAKVLKKKHIWHIREFMKADYNACFIGGRKLKKKYISISDFVIFVSNSVRNNVLLDSLSLVNHKVIYNGVDVPELTFSKKTIRQDVNFGIVGILDPAKRQDLAITYFRDILFIYPKAKLHIFGDRESKYKTYLLRLIKSLNIENSIVFHGFENDYTKIYSLLDIVFMFSRSEGFGRVTVEAMMHAIPVIGFDNAGTSELIDDGITGYLFNDKKSFVSSVRQVLSSEVKFNNIRKQALIVSHQKFSVCKYCSEVEYVINNELNFLDK
- a CDS encoding glycosyltransferase, which codes for MQKNKFDVDFPHKKSFYTEMPLKYFGPPQNIVTIKQELKRTFLFFGAIREYKRLDLFIQAANVIGNGAHFVIAGSCKDWSIYESLIDINSNISCYIQFIDNDMIPDLFTQSDFLVLPYSDTTQSGLLLIAYKYSLPIIAINHSYFNDMVTNGENGFILNENTVDSLVSILDYCINMPEDKLNNIKSNQSEYSIKYMNHTDVVSTFTLFIDKYISCNANLKSLS